The Triticum aestivum cultivar Chinese Spring chromosome 7B, IWGSC CS RefSeq v2.1, whole genome shotgun sequence genome window below encodes:
- the LOC123158172 gene encoding glycine-rich protein 23-like has translation MGGKGGGGGGGNGGGGGGGKGGGGGGGGGGGRSGGGGGGTKGGGGGSKGSGGSGGAGKSSGTSGGSGGMMKAPGGDGAYISRPGFESNPQGYFQGLHGAGGK, from the coding sequence ATGGGTGGCAagggcggcggtggaggtggaggcaacgggggaggaggtggcggcggcaagggcggtggcggtggcggtggaggtggaggcggcaggAGCGGTGGAGGGGGAGGAGGAACGAAGGGAGGCGGAGGCGGATCAAAGGGGTCAGGCGGCAGTGGAGGCGCAGGGAAGTCGTCCGGCACGAGCGGTGGCAGCGGTGGTATGATGAAGGCGCCCGGCGGTGACGGCGCCTACATCTCCCGTCCCGGGTTCGAGTCCAACCCGCAGGGCTACTTCCAGGGCCTCCACGGCGCCGGAGGAAAGTAG